Genomic window (Temnothorax longispinosus isolate EJ_2023e chromosome 3, Tlon_JGU_v1, whole genome shotgun sequence):
tttaataataataatgagaaattatttcttccatAATATAtgcaaactttattttttaatcttccctgtttatataatagtaattgtctgttaaaaaaataaacttacacatacgataaaattctaaaatataattaattcaaaatgcacaattatgaaatattaaattatggaAAAGTCGTCTTGcagaattagaattaaattgaatataatgtatttgtgttgcgaaataattttttgatcattttatatcaataagatttatttttcgagaGTTAAAATGATTATTCAAGTCTAgtcaatctttattttatataatttgaaagttgttaaatattttatgtgtttctcaatattttttatatttacattttaatgcatattttctattatatgttCCGATTTTtggaataatttattcttagtgcaatattacgtttttatcagtaaataattcacataaataattattattaatagataataattcaTGTCATATCATCGCAATTATGCagaatttatatgtgtatattttattcatagtTCCCTGTATCTTCTcaaatcttcttttataaaaagctttttctttcaaaagtGTGTTCAGGTTCTTcttacaaaaatgtaaaaaacaggttttttgttttaaaattttctgttttatctaacgattttagaatatattaataaacttaCATTAGCGTAGAACTATCAGtttaattttcgttaaatgTTCGCccattaaaagaataaactaTCAAGAAATGTGGAAATGCGTACCTAATGTGACAGTAATGGCGAAATAATTACTCAAGTATACTTCTTGATGGACAATTTTTAGTTGCGCCAACGAATAGCTGTATCGAAAGACGCCGATCAAAAGAAAATGGAGATGATGATGGATATTATTGCGTCTGCAATGCGATATATTGCGACGAAGTTCCGGACGCGATTAGGCCATGCAATCCTGCCGAATATGTCCTGATAACATCGAGCAAAAGTGgtctattttttaatgtatcgAACGGCATATATAACAATGTTGAGGAGACTGACTGTAAGTACTGAAGTTGTTTCCTTAAAACATCAGAATCACTAAAGGAAATTGTACGAGTAGGTGCAAAACAGCATTTTGCTAAACAAACATTAAGAGCAATATTTACTACCATATTTTCGAATATGGATATTCGAATATTTCTTGAAGAAGAAACTGTAAAATCATCTCCGATGGGAAAGATCACTATAAATCGAACGGATGTGTATCAAGAAATTTTTGGATTTGGTGGAGCTGTGACCGATTCAGCAGCTATAAATATTCACGATCTAACGTATGAGACATCCGAATACTTGATGAGGTAcaataattcataaatcgtTAAATTTCAAAAGAGTTTTGCTAATTCAGTGATTGACACAATTGACACATCTAAGAAATTTGCAATGCTTTCcgtcgaaaattaattttacattcaatttctaaattctAGAAGCTACTTTGGCCCACGTGGtatcaattacaattttatcagAACACCAATGGGTGGCTCGGATTTTTCAACGAGACCTTACACCTACGCGATGGTAGAGAACGACACTTCGCTTCACTACTTCGATTTACAGACAGAGGATTATGTTTACAAGGTTTAGtcatttattgattaatatcttaattgtTTATTCATCTTATAAAACAAGCAATCTCTTTTTTCGGATATTGGAAAACATATACGAAAAGATACTTGATGCGTTTCTGGAGTTAACTAAactggaataatataattagcagttgcaatataattgatatatgtacattacataccatattttattaaacatctTATAAATAGATACCGACAATAAAGCGAGCTCAAGAATTAAACAAcgggaaaattaaattaatatctctacCCTGGAGTGCCAGTCTTTGGATGAAAACTAAAAACTCTTGGACGaataattctaaattacgTCCGGAATATCGACAAGTGTGGGCAGATTATTTCGTGAAGTAAGATatcattacaatatttttattacccCTGAAATCCTAAACATGGATAAAATTTACCTAAACTTTTCAAACGTTAACGCTCTTAAAACATGAAGTTAACAGCACTACACTGGGTTTAAAATTAGTTTATTAGTCTCTCTATTGAAAAGTatgacttacaattagttgcTTTGTCACCTAAGCGTTCTTGACAAGAAAAACAGGAAAATTTCGTTTaagttataaacattttacccatgtttaaactttttagattttttttagagagaaGTGCTCTCtgaatctgaatcagtgactattcactgattcagcaGTACtaattcactgattcagatttaaagaGTGATTTTGAAGAAACTTGTGTtttgttttcttattataacttttttcaattttatttaattacaaaattattaacagaattatatatcttcCTCAATACTTTCTACACACTTTTCTAcacagatttaaaaaagagcATTAAATTTCTATCATTTCTTCGGCTGTTTATGAGCAAATAAAAATGCGCTGCATAAAATTTACCCATGTTTAGAGTTTACGTAAGTTTTGAACATTTAGAGTGTTAAATAGGAGGGTTAAATAAagggttaaataaaatttcttattcatTCACAAGATGATCACATTCACCAAGATGATCAAAACCTATCGTTTCGAACTTCTCGGTagatttaaagtaaaataattatttataaaaataattattcttttttcagatattttgaGGCTTATCGTCGTAACGGCTTAGAATTTTGGGGTACAATGTGCCAGAATGAGCCAGAAAGTCACAAGTATATTCCGCTATCTCGTATCAATGCAATGGCGTGGACAGCCGAAGAAGAGCGTGATTGGATTGTCGAACACTTGGCACCAACTCTGAAGAAAAAGGGTTTCGAGCACATCAAGATCTTTTCATTGGATGATAACAGGCTGTCGCTTCCTGATTGGGCAAAAACGGTATTTCAAAACAAGAAAGcaagagatattatttctggAATCGCGATCCACTTTTATTACGATACTTTAATCGGCCCGAGTGTCTTGGATGAAATAAAACAGCTTTTTCCAGAGAAGTCACTGATATACACAGAAGCTTGCGCTGCAGCTTTCGAAGGTTGGtaaagatatgtatatattttcatttttacattaaatttttatcgctccAAAAGATTCCCTGCTGATGTTAGTTTAAACAACGAcagtaaattgaaaaatttctatatttttctatattttgccgttatatatttttatttaaaatatattatatatatatatatatataaataaaatacatatatctttctttattattcatgatggttctttataagaatttctcgTTTAGTCATTTTCTATAACTTCAAgtcaaaaaagaattaattaatttaacatatgtttGCGGATTTACATTTTCAACTGTATAACAGATCTAAATCTAATGATTTTTGTGGAACAAAAAGGCACAAAGGTAATTCTGGGCTCGTGGAAACAAGGCGAAATGTACGCAACAAATATCATCGAGAGTATGTCGCATTGGGTATCCTCTTGGATCGACTGgaacattgttttaaatacGAATGGTGGACCTAcctatatagaaaattatgttaattctCCAATACTAGTCAACAGCACTGCCGACGAATTCTACAAGCAACCGATGTTCTATGTTCTTGGACATTTTTCAAAGTCTGTACATATCTTTGTAGTTTGACTGATACTTGTAACTCTGAAGTGATACAAAACTTTGATaactattgtaaaataattacgtttaATATCTATCTACAGCGTTTCATCggtatatttctattaattaacttcttttttaaataggtATGTCCCACCTAACAGCGTGAGAATCGGCACAACATCGGAGAATACCGAAGGAATTCAAAATATTGCGTTTTCTACGCCTGACGGCGGTGTCGTATTGGTGATCTTAAATCTGTAAGTTTAGTCTTGCATAATACTCTTATAAgacataaatataagatataaatgtgCGAATTATCATGCTTCACGACGCCTCATGCGGTGAATTGCGGTGAAAATCTCGTATATTTACTGAACTTTTGTTTTCTTCAGaaacgaagaaaagaaagaaattctaATCGATGATCCGAAGAAAGGAACAACAAGGATAAATGTCCTCGGAAAGTCCATAAATACCATGAAATACTGGTAGATATGTAGCGGAAATACAAAATCCGCCATATAATGTGTCGATAAGTATACACGACACGTGTAAAATGCGAATACTCAAatcattttcgttttttaaactttattcttGCCACAATATATCTCGCTAAAGTATATAGTATAGCGagtttaatctattttaagaAGAATCATTAAGTGTGTCATAAAATACTGCCGAGCTTTCTCGCCTTTTCTTGCGGTACAATCTTGCTGatagtataaatatgtaacagTACAAATTGTCCTCTCTTTTTAAATAGGATTTTCACTCGAATTGTAACTCCCCGGACTGTGCCTTATTTGCATCCGGTTACGCGTTGTTAGTTCGTCGGTTCGCAATTACTCTAAACTTCTGCATAACTCGGGTCACTCTCCATTAAAACTCTCACTGAGAATTCTTACCTCCCGGGTAAGAATTCGCCGGATTTGATGAGCGCCACAGAAACGGGCTTGCTCAAACGCTTTCTCAATCTCGCtgaatgtttaaaatatcttccgCGTTTAATCCGCTAGACTgaactttaatatataataacgaaaTGGTTTAAACTTCAGAATACGGACTTTTGATAAAAGtcctaattatttttctatgttattctaagttttttaatgaattatctTCATGACAATGTTATGTGTATTCttaatatactataattttatatgttagaaATGAAAAACTAAGATTTTCATAaacagtaataaataaagaacacAACTTGATCAATCTTTGACGTATGTAAAATGATGAttatagaaagaaaaggatTATATCTGATGTATTTTATCTAAATCATTAAAAGCGATCAAAGAACGGAACAAAGCCTTTGTTATTAGCTCTTTTGATTGTTTTCCCTCATGTTCATACAATTACATCGCAAATATTCACGCATCTATAATtgtgtttatattttctctaaatgGCTCTTTccttatttgtattattgttgtctttatataattcttcatttgtatataatttttatttcacagtGGAATTCCTGTCGACAGTACTTTCTCCATCTCTATTGAGTTGATTTCCACGATCCCAAAACCGATCTGATATAACAATGCCGgcacggagagagagaaatgttttaatatatctatcgAGTGCGTCAGGGAATCTCAGAAAATGAACGTGCGTGGATTTAGGACGGGAGACATGCGCGAGAACGGAACGCCAAATTTTCCCCTAGTAAAATAAAGCTGGGATCAAGGCTGCTTATCGGTGTACATGAAGGACACTCGCGTCGCTTCCGCGTGCGCACATTATATGGGTTACTGGTCCAAGGTCCGCCTATGCTATGCCCTGGGTTATCGCGCGGGCTCATGTGCAGGTAATACGCTGCAGGCACTTCCTCTCTGTGACCCATATATTCCACCACCACCTCGCCTCGTATTCCGGGTTAGATTTTAACGGGAAAGCGTTGTTTTCGAAATTCCTCGAAAGCTGATCAAAATTGCCTAACATGTCACTTACATGCATCACCTTTTAACGTTTTGTACGTGAAATAACTCGGCACCGATTGATTTCACCATCCTTCACGATAAGAAAAAACGAAGTTGTTTCTGACAAACAAATATCGCTGCTCTTCGCACGTAATCGAAAGATCAGCCAACTTTCTAGCTTTGAAGAGCTTTGGAAATACTGTGAAAGAAGATTTGGTGCTATCTCATTGGTAAATAAGACTAAACAAGCTCTTCGATCTGTCAACGAAATAAAGCGACTACGATACATTCGCGCACTGTTGTGTGAATACGATCTGCTTTTACCCTCTCCAATTCTTCATAGGTATCCTTCGAATGCTTCTTGCACAAGAGGTTGTACATATCAATATGACAGTAGTACGTtcactaaaatttttatgactttCTTGAACGACAtatcctttctctctctctttaaccAATTTAGGATCTATACTAATCTAATGCCGTATTATTCCAATACAGACATAAAATAAAGTgctttaagtaataaaaaattatgtatgcaAACGAatacttctctctctttctctttctctttctctttcttatataaaaggCTTCGTGTCACTTACAACACTATGTGTTATTCATGTTGTTCCAAAAAGCtattttaaatagtaaaaataaaatgaataaaagcaTAAATAGATAGACAAACAGAGAGAagataaaatcattataattccgtctaaaaaaatatggtctaatatatatttatgtaacagaatttatatttataatatatatatggcaCAATGagtaagattatataaagtgCATGTACATTATAAACATTGACGCACTGTTTGAACTCgttgttgcaaaataaatatatgataaaaaaaaaacataaaataaaaacaacgtAACATAATCTAATCTATcaatcaaatatatacatcCGATGAAATAGTTGGTCAGAAACAGGTTTTTGGAGAAAATAAAGACAATTTATAGGAGAGAGTTTAGATAAGAATctaaagaagaggaagaatattttgaaaaatgggacgatgtaatatataaaaagagaagaaaaagaaccgCGTAAATGGAGGTGAAGGTCGAGATTTTAACATGAAAATCGTGCACTGGCTGCCAGAGTGACTGGATGTAGCCTATCGATCTTTAGGCTGATCTGCGGCGGTTCCTCGAGAGAGAAGGAAGTTGTTCCCGAACGTGCCTTCACGCTCCACGACATCTGTCGATAAGTTATTCAATTCCGACGCTATTGGATTTCCCTTTTCCCACGAGGTGAATCCTCAGTTGCGGTCTAACTGCATCCTCGGCGGTCCTGGTGACCCGATCGAGGACAAATTCATTTTTCGTTCGTCTCTCGGTGCACGCGCGTCTACAAACGATGCTCAACGTTCGAGACGAACGGCAATTCGTTTGGCAATTTGGTAATTTCGCGAGTTTAATCCTTGCTGAAGAATGTGACATCGTTCATACATCGCAATTGCACAtacttatgaaataatttgtaGGGAAAAGTTTTTCAGTGAAGCCCATAATGAAACCGCGAGTCTGCACGCCCGTGATAAGAAGCTCTGTCTGATTTGCGACGTTGCAGCCTCGCCCATTCATTATTGATGCCGCGTACGTAATAGGGGggcccctctctctctctctctctctctctctctctctctctctctctcgctacATTACGCTACGTTCGCTGCGCCTGCAAGAAGACTTATATACGTTCCTTGCGATGGCGGATTAAAATTCAtagatatctttgaaaatgGATGCGAGAACTTCTGGGTACCCATAGCGGTATCATCTCGCGTATCAATCATCGCTGTTTTCCGAGCAATGTTGCAATGGCTATTTCGTGTTTATATCTTAGAGAGCAGAAAagatggaaagagagaagaagaaaaagagagagaaaattcttttaagaaattttcaaatattaaattttataaagtaatactTTTCTTCATAAATTCTTGTACAACATGAGAATGAAGTAATGCTCCTTTAGTAATatcaaattgattattaatatcgaCTTGATTATGTATGGTTGCGTTTTTATCTTTAGCATACGATCCGATTGCAAGACCACTTAATGATCGGCATGTGATTAGAATTCTAAACAAATGTGTATGattcacaaattaatattaaactgaCAAAATCCGTCCAataactaaaatgttttttattttttattttttaatgattataagtttcgctataatttttattaatttttcttaatcatttttatattcaaaattttacatattacatagatatatgtatacaataattaaaattattaaaaacataaaatttattctttatttatatatgcactgagaaaataaattgttaatcccaaaaaatatttagtccgacgagcaactaaacattttaagtAGTTTAACTAAAcgttagttgaattaattaattcttgattaaaaaattttaaagcttgACATGAATGCATCATACCTTTTTTAGTGCaacttaataattgttgaaacatagtaatttttaattaactaactAACATGTTTAGTTGctcgtatcggactaaatattttttgggattaacaaatttttttctcagtgtgtatatgtgtaagTGTTGCGCACACTTTTTTCGTAATGTCGCGATCAATATTCATAAGGAAGAAATTAGAAGCTGCGTCTGGCCGACTGATAAACGTTATACGTTCGGCTGCAGCCACGCAATACCGTATAGTTTTATCGGCTCTCCTTAGGCTCTCCCTCTTGCACCGCGCGAGGATTGCGTGTGCAACTCGGGACTCCGCGGTCAGCAATATCTCTCTTTATTCATCGCGTATTTGCATGTCGCGCTTGTGGAAACTACACTGGTGTCATGCGTGAAtgatgtattaataaaacacaTCCGGTATTTCTGTTTCTCCTTTTCGCTTCCTCCCTTTTTTCCTCTCACTTCGCACCCAATCGATGCATCACTCAAGGTCATCACCTGTGCAGAGCTGCGGAATCGAATAATCAGCTCTCAGAGCGGAAAAAGACGGTATCACTGTCATGCGATTGTAAAAAACGTGAAACGATTGCCGATATATCGCCGACGCACGTCCAGTAAAAACGGGCATATGATTATCGTGCCATAATGTGCCTTCAATGAAATCTGGATCTTTAAATCTTTCGAGCAAAAACAGagtttaatatctatttataatctgacataaaaaatacaattctcATCGTCGAAAAGAAgcgaatgaaataaatatctttcttatttttaaaaatatttaaattttggaaagggtaaattctctttttgaatttttatatacgatgTATATCGCGAACGATTTGTGATATTGCATCAGTTTTGTATTAACGCCAGAcaaataagattataatataaagtgacatattgcatatgtacatatattacgtattatatgtatgtaatctTCTCAGACACAACAGATTGTCTCGACAGattaatctctatttttaaacattcaCGTACACATACATGCCAAGATTAAGAGTCACTTATGTTGCGCGGTTAGAatcaattatatacaatataaatatatgtatcggATCGTAAAATATGCCACGttatacattaatatcaaCAAGGCAGCTAAATGAcgcattttttaatcgatatagATTGGATGTGATGGACCGATAAATTAGCTGACAAAGTCACTTAACAGTATTCGACTACTTTTTCGGGATTAGAAAGAATCGGtctataaaattaagtatacaactcgaaaaaaaattaaaaagcaaattACCGGTGCTTGTGCGAGTATATCAGAACAAATagttattcttataattaatcacTTGTTTTACAACAAATTACCTACAGTAGTATTTAAGAGccagagataaaaatttcgatatgtactgtaagtaaaataaataaagtaataagtaatgatataagtaaatataggACCGctatgatatacaatcaattaaaGAAGAATGCCATTTTTGGTTAGGACTAGATCTCGGAACTCGGAAGACTTAATATTATTCACGCGAATAATTACTAAGGCTTCCAAGATCTAATTCTAACCGAAAATAGCGTTCTTCTCTAATTGAAAGTAATAAAGATCTGGTTCTCTCATATGTTTCAACTTCTCCTTCCGTGTAACCTTGGATTGTTTTAAGGCCACTTTGAAAGAGACTGTTGAATctgaatttttgtacttttatggtattgcaacaaaaaaaattaatgttccATTTAAAAGACGCAAGCTAACTCTCATAATAACCTTGAAAAATTCAGAAGTCTTTTGCATTATcgcaaattttacatataaaaattatataaaaaattataaaagaagcttttcttatattttttcttttatattttactatctAGCAATCTTAAGAAAATTGTTTAGACAGTTGGGCGCTTGTCTAGAACtctatagaaatattttgtgtgtgcgcacatacattatacatatactttattaaattttttaatatacgtaCCCTCAACGTTTAATGcatgttaaaataaacttttcaaagatatttacttgaaaaaaaaaaaaaaaaaattgatagatGCATACAGCtgtataaaattgcaaattcatCCGATATGCTATGTTATATTGAcggaaatttgtttaaaaattcttgCTGTCGCAATGCAAAATACATTCGTGTATTGCATGAAATACGTGTATCTAGCGAATTAGTTACATG
Coding sequences:
- the LOC139810340 gene encoding lysosomal acid glucosylceramidase-like isoform X1, with the protein product MSIGEFVIESLTSLRQLLTMWRTIIFVISVAVTIAPTNSCIERRRSKENGDDDGYYCVCNAIYCDEVPDAIRPCNPAEYVLITSSKSGLFFNVSNGIYNNVEETDCAKQHFAKQTLRAIFTTIFSNMDIRIFLEEETVKSSPMGKITINRTDVYQEIFGFGGAVTDSAAINIHDLTYETSEYLMRSYFGPRGINYNFIRTPMGGSDFSTRPYTYAMVENDTSLHYFDLQTEDYVYKIPTIKRAQELNNGKIKLISLPWSASLWMKTKNSWTNNSKLRPEYRQVWADYFVKYFEAYRRNGLEFWGTMCQNEPESHKYIPLSRINAMAWTAEEERDWIVEHLAPTLKKKGFEHIKIFSLDDNRLSLPDWAKTVFQNKKARDIISGIAIHFYYDTLIGPSVLDEIKQLFPEKSLIYTEACAAAFEGTKVILGSWKQGEMYATNIIESMSHWVSSWIDWNIVLNTNGGPTYIENYVNSPILVNSTADEFYKQPMFYVLGHFSKYVPPNSVRIGTTSENTEGIQNIAFSTPDGGVVLVILNLNEEKKEILIDDPKKGTTRINVLGKSINTMKYW
- the LOC139810340 gene encoding lysosomal acid glucosylceramidase-like isoform X2: MWRTIIFVISVAVTIAPTNSCIERRRSKENGDDDGYYCVCNAIYCDEVPDAIRPCNPAEYVLITSSKSGLFFNVSNGIYNNVEETDCAKQHFAKQTLRAIFTTIFSNMDIRIFLEEETVKSSPMGKITINRTDVYQEIFGFGGAVTDSAAINIHDLTYETSEYLMRSYFGPRGINYNFIRTPMGGSDFSTRPYTYAMVENDTSLHYFDLQTEDYVYKIPTIKRAQELNNGKIKLISLPWSASLWMKTKNSWTNNSKLRPEYRQVWADYFVKYFEAYRRNGLEFWGTMCQNEPESHKYIPLSRINAMAWTAEEERDWIVEHLAPTLKKKGFEHIKIFSLDDNRLSLPDWAKTVFQNKKARDIISGIAIHFYYDTLIGPSVLDEIKQLFPEKSLIYTEACAAAFEGTKVILGSWKQGEMYATNIIESMSHWVSSWIDWNIVLNTNGGPTYIENYVNSPILVNSTADEFYKQPMFYVLGHFSKYVPPNSVRIGTTSENTEGIQNIAFSTPDGGVVLVILNLNEEKKEILIDDPKKGTTRINVLGKSINTMKYW